Proteins from a genomic interval of Acinonyx jubatus isolate Ajub_Pintada_27869175 chromosome B4, VMU_Ajub_asm_v1.0, whole genome shotgun sequence:
- the NUP50 gene encoding nuclear pore complex protein Nup50 has protein sequence MAKRIAEKELTDRNWDQEDEAEEVGTFSVASEEVLKNRAIKKAKRRNVGFESDSGGAFKGFKGLVVPSGGGGFSGFGNGAGGKPLAGLSNGSSVTSAPPFSSARAASETKAAFGSVATNGPTSLVDKKILNPKTNGDSQQPSSSGLPSSTACPRNAYHKQLAALNCSVRDWIVKHVNTNPLCDLTPIFKDYEKYLAGIEQQLGSSSSGSCRDSKGDSDKTPGATPSPSLFGSTKSQQESTFLFHGGKTEDTSEKKTEADPEKKADPSAGAAGASFHFSKKIESSALGSLNSGPLTGFSFSSGNSGLFGKDISQNKPVSSPFATKTLEVQADGGSNERKGGDEEENDEPPKVVVTEVKEEDAFYSKKCKLFYKKDNEFKEKGVGTLHLKPTTNQKTQLLVRADTNLGNILLNVLIPPNMPCTRTGKNNVLIVCVPNPPIDEKNATVPVTMLIRVKTGEDADELHKILLEKKDA, from the exons ATGGCCAAAAGAATTGCTGAGAAGGAGTTGACTGACAGGAACTGGGATCAAGAAGACGAAGCAGAGGAG GTGGGAACATTCTCAGTGGCCAGTGAGGAAGTCTTGAAGAATAGAGCCATAAAGAAAGCAAAGCGTAGAAATGTTGGATTTGAA tcTGATAGTGGAGGGGCCTTCAAAGGTTTTAAAGGTTTGGTCGTGCCATCTGGAGGAGGAGGGTTTTCTGGATTTGGTAACGGTGCTGGAGGGAAGCCTTTGGCAGGACTGTCTAACGGAAGCAGCGTAACGAgtgcccctcccttctccagtGCCAGGGCAGCCAGCGAGACCAAGGCAGCCTTTG GATCTGTTGCCACAAATGGTCCTACCTCCTTGGTcgataaaaagattttaaatcccAAAACTAACGGTGACAGCCAGCAGCCCTCTTCCTCCGGCCTCCCCTCCAGCACGGCCTGCCCCAGGAACGCCTATCACAAGCAGCTGGCTGCCTTAAACTGCTCGGTGCGGGACTGGATCGTGAAGCACGTGAACACAAACCCGCTCTGCGACCTGACGCCCATCTTCAAAGACTACGAGAAATACCTGGCAGGGATCGAGCAGCAGCTCgggagcagcagcagcggcagctgCAGGGATTCCAAAGGCGACTCCGACAAGACGCCCGGCGCCAccccgtctccctccctctttgggTCAACGAAGTCACAGCAGGAgtcaacatttttgtttcatggCGGCAAAACCGAGGACACGTCCGAAAAGAAGACGGAGGCGGATCCTGAAAAGAAAGCGGACCCGTCGGCGGGAGCAGCAGGTGCCTCGTTTCACTTTAGCAAGAAGATCGAGAGTTCTGCCTTGGGCTCCTTAAACTCTGGCCCCCTGACTGGGTTTTCATTCTCTTCTGGAAACTCCGGTTTATTTGGCAAAGATATTAGCCAGAATAAACCGGTCTCTTCACCGTTCGCCACAAAGACGCTGGAGGTACAAGCCGATGGCGGCAGCAACGAACGCAAAG GCGGAGATGAAGAAGAGAATGACGAGCCACCCAAAGTAGTAGTTACTGAGGTGAAAGAAGAAGATGCGTTTTACTCCAAAAA GTGTAAACTATTTTACAAGAAAGACAATGAATTTAAAGAGAAAGGTGTGGGTACTTTGCATTTAAAACCTACAACAAATCAGAAGACACAGCTTTTAGTGCGGGCAGACACCAATTTAG GCAACATACTGCTGAATGTCCTGATCCCGCCCAATATGCCGTGCACCCGAACGGGGAAAAACAACGTACTTATTGTGTGTGTCCCAAACCCACCCATTGATGAGAAGAACGCCACCGTCCCGGTCACCATGTTAATCCGGGTAAAAACAGGTGAGGACGCAGATGAGCTGCACAAAATTTTACTGGAGAAAAAGGACGCCTGA